The Atlantibacter hermannii genomic interval CTGGCGCTGCTGCCGGCGACGCACCCGCTGCACCTGTCGGAATGGATGCTGACGCTGCTCGGTAAAATCCTCTGTTACGCGATCATGGCGGTGGCGCTGGACCTGGTCTGGGGTTATGCCGGGATGCTCTCGCTGGGACATGGGCTGTTTTTCGCCCTCGGCGGTTATGCCATGGGCATGTATCTGATGCGCCAGGCCGCAGGGGATGGGCTGCCCGGATTTATGAGCTTTCTCTCCTGGACGGAGCTGCCCTGGTACTGGTTCGGCACCAGCAGCTTTTTATGGACGTTGATGCTGATTGTGCTGGTGCCGGGCCTGCTGGCGCTGCTGTTCGGCTATTTCGCGTTTCGCTCAAAAATCAAAGGCGTGTATTTCTCAATCATGACCCAGGCGCTGACCTGGGCCGGGATGTTGCTGTTCTTTCGTAATGAAACCGGCTTTGGCGGCAATAACGGTTTTACCGGCTTCACCACGCTGCTCGGTATGCCAGTGACCGCGACCGGCACGCGCATCGGCCTGTTTGTGGCGACGGTACTGGTTCTGGCCCTGAGTCTGGTCATCGGCTGGGGGCTGGCAAAAAGCAAATTTGGCCGGGTGCTGACGGCGGTGCGCGACGCGGAAAGCCGCCTGACGTTCTGCGGCTACGATCCGAAGGGCTTTAAGCTGCTGGTCTGGACGCTGTCGGCGGTGCTCTGCGGGCTGGCGGGGGCGCTGTATGTGCCGCAAGTCGGCATTATCAACCCCGGCGAAATGTCGCCGACCAATTCTATCGAAGCGGCCATCTGGGTGGCGCTGGGGGGACGCGGCACGCTGATTGGCCCGGTGATCGGCGCAGGCCTGGTTAACGGCGCGAAAAGCCTGTTCACGGTGACTATGCCGGAGTACTGGCTGCTGTTCCTCGGGTTGATGTTTATTCTGGTGACGCGCTTCTTACCGCGCCGGCGTAGTTGGGCTAATCAGGCGAGGCAAATCATGATGCAACCGGATGAAGGATTGTTTACCCGCCAGCAGGTCACGGATCGGTATCGCGCGCAAACCGACCCGGTACTGCAACTGGAAAACATCAGCGTCAGTTTTGATGGCTTTAAAGCGTTAACTGACCTGAGTTTACAGATTGGCGTGGGCGAACTGCGCTGCATTATCGGCCCCAACGGTGCCGGGAAAACCACACTGATGGATGTGATCACCGGCAAAACCCGGCCCCAGAGCGGACGGGCGATTTACGACCAGACCACCGATTTGACCGCGTTGTCGTCCATTGAGATTGCCCGTCAGGGGATTGGCCGTAAATTCCAGAAGCCGACGGTGTTTGAGGCGCTGAGCGTGGTTTGAAAACCTCGAACTGGCGCAAAAGGGCGATAAGTCCGTATGGGGCACATTGCGGGCACGCCTCCAGCGGCGAAAAACGCGATCGGATTGATGAGATCCTGAGCCTGCTGCGGCTGAATGCCGAGCGTCACCGGGCGGCGGGCACTCTCTCTCACGGGCAAAAGCAGTTTCTGGAAATTGGCATGTTGCTGATTCAGGAGCCGCACCTGCTGCTGCTGGATGAACCGGCCGCCGGGATGACCGATGCGGAAACGGAATACAGCGCCGAGCTGTTCCGCGCCCTGGCGGGCAAACACTCCCTGATGGTGGTGGAGCACGATATGGGTTTTGTGGAAACCATCGCCGACCGGGTGACGGTGCTGCATCAGGGGCAGGTGCTGGCGGAAGGATCACTGCGCGACGTGCAGAACAATGAGCAGGTTATTGACGTCTATTTAGGGCGCTAAGGAGCGGGAATGTTACAGGTCAGCGGTCTGAATCAGTTTTACGGCGGCAGCCATATTCTGCGCGGCGTGTCGTTTGAGGTACGGCCTGGCGAGGTCACCTGCCTGCTGGGGCGTAACGGCGTGGGCAAAAGCACGCTCTTAAAATGCCTGATGGGCCTGATTGCCGCCCGTTCCGGCGAGGTGATGTTTCAGGACAAAAACATCACGCGCCTGAAACCGCACCAGCGGGTGCGGGCGGGCATGGCTTACGTGCCTCAGGGGCGCGAGATTTTCCCGCGCCTGACGGTGGAAGAAAATCTGCTGATGGGGCTGTCACGCTTTTCAGGTCGGGATGCGCGGAGCGTTCCCGATGAAATTTACGCGTTATTCCCGGTGCTGCATGAGATGAAACAACGGCGTGGCGGCGATCTTTCGGGTGGGCAGCAGCAACAACTGGCGATTGGCCGTGCGCTGGCCTGCCGTCCGCAGTTGTTGATCCTGGATGAGCCCACCGAGGGGATTCAACCCTCGGTAATTAAACAGATCGGCGCGGTGATTGCTGAACTGTCCAGGCGCGGCGATATGGCAATTTTACTGGTGGAGCAGTTTTACGATTTCGCCGCAGAACTGGCCGACAGCTACCTGGTGATGTCGCGTGGCGACATCATCCAGCGCGGCGCGGGGAGCCAGATGGAGCAGGACGGGGTAAGGGGTCTGGTTGCGATTTAAGCCGGGTGATGACCCGGCAATGGTTTGAAGAAGTTACAGCGATTTGTATTCTTCGAATAATTCCGGGAACTTATCAAACATTTTAAAGAGTTTCACCACGGCTATCGGCGGCGTGGTTTTCCCTGTTTCATAACGCGAAAAGGCATTTACGCCGCCGCCAAACAGCATACCGGCCTGTTGCTGATCGATGCGCAAATTTTTACGCACCCGGGTAAACAGCGTCGGGTCGAAAGATTCTGCATTCACCGCAGTGCGGAAGGCTGAGGCCTGAGCGCTAAAGGCGTTGCTTTCTTCAGGAGTAAAGATAATTTCACCGCAGGAATTGCAATATTCGCCAACAATCCCACGCAAGGTTGTTTTGCTGCCTTTGTATTCATAGGGCAGATCGCGGCTTTCATGAGTTAAATGGCCGCCGCCACAAACGGGACAAGTTTTCATCATAACTCCTTAAATGACACAATCAGGACGTCATCTTTCACGATAAGCTTAAGATAGATATGGCGTTCGTCGAAACGCGTGCGATACACATCATGCCAGATGGTTTCATCATGATACGCAGTCATACTTTTATAAAAATGACTCTGGTCCAGCAGCAAAACAACTTTGCACATTAAGGGTAACACTGGCGCGGGGAAGCCTAATTCAAGCGCGCCTTGCGTGGCGGTAAAGGTGGTTTTGACTTTGCCTGACCGCACCATTTCTTTCACCACGCTCAGAGGGACGTTGGGTGTTCCTTTTCTCATGGGTGATTCATCCTGAACTATAATTCACCTCAGAGGTTATTTCAAACGGGGTGGGTTATCCAGACGATTTTTTGTGCACTTAAACACATCCCGTCGTCGTCGCGGTCGCTCGCGGTGCGCGCATCCCTTTCAGCATCAACAGGTATGCGCCCGCCGTGGCAACCATCAGAATGGCGAACAGTGACCAGGGCGGCAGGTGGGTGAGGATCACCCCCGTGACCAGTGGGTTTAGTGCGCCGCCGAGCCAGCCCAGCGACTGGGCAGAGAAGTAGCTGGCTTTCAGGCCGTTGGGCGCGATGTTGTCCACCAGCATGTATTCCCCGGGGGGCATAGATTAACTCACCGAAGGTGAACACGGCGGCGGAGAGCCCCCAGAGCCACAGATTGCCGCCGGACATCATAAAACCGGCCAGGCCCATCAGGAAAAACACTGTGCCTAACAGCATCAGCCGCCTGAGGTTTTCCGCGCGAATGCGTTTACCCACCACATATTGCAACGACACCACCACCGCAGCATTAACCGGCAGCACCACGCCGACGACGGTTTCCGCCAGACGGTTGTCCGCCACCACCAGTACATATTGTGAAATACAGGAGGCGAAAGAGCCGAACACCAGCGAGCCGAGAAACGCCGACAGGGTGAAGTAAATCAGGGCGCGATCCTGCATCAGCACGGCTAATGTGTTGCGCTTTTCCGTACCGCTGTCGGGCTGCGTATGCAGGGGTTTTACGCAGCACTGGATCAGGATAAACGGAATCGAACTGCTGATAGCCGCCAGCCAGAACGGCATATTCACGCCATACAGCAACAGCCAGGTGCCGAGGGGCGGGCCGACGGTCCAGCCGATATTGAGAAAGGTGTAGTTCAGCGAAAAGACTTTGGCTTTCACCGAAGGCGTCAGAGTCTCAGAAAAATAGCTTTTCAGTACCGTGGCGAAGACCGAATAGGCGCAGTTGACCAGGGAGAACCAGGCCACGGCCAGCGCGGCGTTATGGGTAAGCGGAATAGCCACAAAGCCGCTGACAAAGACGGCGATAGCCAACAGCATATAGCGTTTTTTTTCGAAGCGGTCGGCGAGGATGCCGAAGCCCAGACTAAAGAACACCCCTACGGTCAGGGCGATACTCATGGCGATACCGATCTGATCCACCGCCATATGGTACTGGCGATTCAGATAGATGGTCATAAACGGCAGCGTAGCGCCGCGACCAATGGTTAACAGAACTGATGAGGCGAGCAGAGCGCCGATAGAGAGTGTGTGCCTGGGCTGCATGTTGTGATCTTTTTGTAATAAACAGAGCGATATGCTGCATGGGTTATGGCTTTAAGCAATACCACGGCATATCGGGGTTGTACACCCAGCCTGTTGTTCTGGCGTGCTTTTTAGATGTGCATAATTTGGTGATCCCTTTTTGTAAAGTTTTGAGGTAGGGTGAACTGTTAACAAAATTTTAATTTTTGGGGCAGGGGTATGACACGTAAAGATGGACTGCTGGCGCTGCTGGTGGTGACGATATGGGGCGTCAATTTTGTCGTCATCAAGTGGGGGCTCCATGCGATGCCGCCGTTGTTACTGGCCGGGCTGCGTTTTTTACTGGTGGCGTTTCCGGCGTTGTTTTTTGTCGCGCGTCCGAAAGTACCGCTGCGTCTGCTGCTGGGTTACGGCATGACCATCAGTTTTGGTCAGTTCGCCTTTTTGTTCTGTGCGATTAAGTTCGGTATGCCTGCCGGGCTTGCCTCGCTGGTGCTTCAGGCCCAGGCGTTTTTCACTATTATTCTCGGCGCGCTAACCTTCGGCGAGCGGTTGCAGCCCCGGCAACTGGCGGGAATTTTGCTGGCGGTGGTCGGGGGGCTGGTGTTGATTGAAGCCAGTCTGAACGGGCAGCATGTCGCGCTGCTGGGCTTTATGCTGACTCTGGCTGGCGCATTCAGTTGGGCGTGCGGGAATATTTTTAATAAGAAGATTATGCAGCATGAAACACGTCCGGCGGTGATGTCGCTGGTGGTGTGGAGCGCCCTGATCCCGATTGCGCCATTCTTTGTCGCCAGCATGCTGCTCGACGGCCCGACGACGGTGTTGCTGAGCCTGATGCATATCGACATGGTGACGATTTTGTCGCTGTTGTATCTGGCGTTTGGCGCCACGATCGTCGGCTATGGGATTTGGGGGACGCTGCTGGGCCGTTATGAGACCTGGCGCGTTGCGCCGCTGTCGCTGCTGGTGCCGGTGGTGGGGATGGCCAGCGCCGCGCTGTTGCTGGGTGAGACGATGTCACTGATGCAGATGGGCGGGCGGTATTGATTATGGCCGGGTTATATATCAATGTTTTTGGGGTTCCGCTGGCGCGGAAAGTGCGGGGAATGTGAGGGTTCCGGTCGCTTTGGGCAGCGAGGCTTTTTGAATTTTGTGGAATTGTTCTGTTCGCCTGGCTGGCGAGGCCTTTTTGGGTTTTGTGGAATGGTTCTGTTCGCTTGGGGCAGCGGGGCCCTTTTTGTAGGGTGGATTTGTTCCGTTCGCTTCAGGCAGCGGTGCGCTTCAATAGCCACCGGCGAACGCGACCGGGTTGGGGGCGCTCGCCGCCGCGCCCCCAACACCCCCGGCTCCCCCTGCCACCCTCGCCGCTTCGCGGTACCCTCGGCTTATCACGTCCGGCTTCGGGTCGGGCGAGATACGGCTTCCTGCCTTTCTCGCCCTCAAGCCGCATCCCTGCGGCTTGTCCCGGCCTCCCGCGAACACCTCGGCGAGGGCGATGGGGTCCAACACCCCCGCGGTACTTTCAGGTTTTCTAATGTGACTGAAGTGTCGCTATGAGTATGAGAAATGCTCACAGCGACAAAAGGCATTCTGAAAAAAGAAAATCGTGGAATTAGTGGCGTTATCTCACAGCGACAAAAGCCGTTCAGTAAAACATAAGAAAATCAAAGTGGCCGGGAGCCGGGGGGGTCGGGGGCGCGGCGGGGAGCGCCCCTGACACGTTCGCCGTCAATGCGGTTCCATGGATGAAAAGAGTCCGAGCGAACGGAACCCTTCCACAGAGTTAAACTCGCGAACAGAACCCTTCTCAGCGTTTAACCAAACGCCTGAAAATCTCACCCCGCGTTGTAATACGCCACCCCAAGCTCATCCGACTTATCGCTCCCCGCGCCGCGATGATTAAAATCATACGGCGATGCGGAGTTCGTCGCGGACGTCAGCGACACATCCGGCGCTTGCCGATCGCTGAACTCTGTGGTCTGCGCCGCCGCAGCTGTGCCCGACGCCAGTAACATCAGCGCGCAGGCCGCTAAGACGTGTTTCATGTTTTCCTCGATAACGTTGATCAACGCCATGTTTAATGATTAATACGATGCAAATAGAGCGCATCATTGGCCGTGGCATTCACGCGAAACTTATGCGGCGGCAGCGAAAAATAGTTCTTAAACGTGCGCGTCAGCGTCTGTTGCGATTCAAAGCCATAACGCTCAGCTAAAAACAGAATCGGTTCATTGCTGCTTTTCAACTGCTGTGCGATTTCAGTCAGTTTACGGTTACGGATATATTGACCTAATGAATGGCCCGTCTCTTTCTTAAACATCCGTTGCAGGTGCCATTTCGAATAACCGGAACGTTCTGACACCTTTTCCAGTGAAAGCGGGGACTCCAGATTCTCTTCAATCCAGTCTAGAATGCTATGAATCGTCACCGCATCATTGTTGCGTCTGGACATCGTCTTATCTCCGTCAGTTACGGCAGAATTTTCTTGAGCAGGTGTTCAAGCGTCGCCACTTCTTCTGCCGTCAGATTTTTTGTTAATTCCTGATGCAGGGTTTGCCCTACTAATTGATGACATTGTTCACACAGCGCAGCGCCTTCCGGCGTCAACTGGATCAGTACACCGCGTTTATCATTAGGATTCGGCATACGGGCAATCCAGCCCTTTGCGACCAGCCGATCAAGCATGCGGGTCAGGGCGCCTAAATCTACCGATAGCACCTTCTTCAGCTCCACCGGCGTAATGGACCCTCCACAACGAATGGAACACAGCACTTTGAACTGCGTGGCGGTGATATCCAGCGGCGAGAGGTAGTCATTAAGCAAACGATCTTTCTTCTGATTCACCATGTGGATCAGGCGACCCAGCGGGATGATGTTATTAAACAGATCGTCAGGATTATTCACAGTGGTTGCCCAGGCAAGTAGATTAGTCACGGCAGATATTATTGCCCAGGCAAATATAAGTCAAACGAATGGGATCAGGATCACACGTTTTGCTAAACCGGGAAAAAAACGCAGCGTGTTAAGAAGAATAATTCACCATAAAACAGAAGCTTAAAACTGAGCGTCGTCGCCGGGTTTGACGGGGCGGGTTGGGTGAAACACGCTTTTGAAGCCTGCCTGAATAAACCTAACGCATTGAAAGCCATGTTTTGGCACACGGTTTTTTTATCATCCGCCCGTTATGTCACAAGGGAGAACCTGCATGTTGGAATTGATTAAGGCACTGGGGCTGGGGCTGGTCGTGCTGCTGCCGCTCGCTAACCCTTTAACCACCGTCGCGCTGTTTCTCGGCTTGTCCGGGCACATGAGCAGCGCCGAGCGCAACCGTACCTCCTTTATGGCCTCGGTGAATGTGGTGATTATCATGCTGGTGGCGTGGTATGCAGGCCAGCTGGTGATGGATACCTTCGGTATTTCGATTCCCGGTCTGCGGATTGCCGGCGGGCTGATTGTGGCGTTTATCGGGTTCCGGATGCTGTTCCCACCGCCGAAAGGTCACCATACCCCGGAAGTGCAGAGTAAAAGCGAAGCGCTGCAGGAAGAGCCGGAAACCAATATTGCCTTTGTGCCGCTGGCGATGCCCAGCACCGCCGGCCGGGAACCATCGCGATGATCATCAGCTCCGCTTCCACCTTGCGTCACTCTGACGCATTCGCGCCGTGGATTATCACCGTTGCGCCGCCGCTGGTGTTTATTATCGTGGGCGCGATCCTTTGGGTCAGCCTGCGCAGTTCCGGGGCGGTGATGCGCATCGTCGGCAAAAGCGGTATCGAAGCGATCTCGCGCCTGATGGGCTTTTTGCTGGTCTGTATGGGGGTGCAGTTTATTATTAACGGTGTGCTGGAGATTATTACGCATTACCACGGCGGATAAACAGTTCAGGCAGGGCGGCGAAGGGGCATCGCGTTCGGGCGGCTGACCCGTGTATCAGCCGCCCGTTACGTTCAGTTTACCGCTTTCGGTTGCTCTTCCAGCGATACCGGCCAGCGCCGGAAAACAATCATTGCCCATATCAGGGCTGCCGCCGCAGGGATGGCACCCACATAGCCCACCGACGCCATGGAGGCATTCATGCTCACCACATTGCCGAGCAGCGCACCCGCGCCGATGCCGATATTAAAAATGCCGGAAAACAGCGCCATGGCGACATCCGTCGCGTCCGGTGCCAGCGCCAGCACTTTCACCTGCATCCCCAGCGCGATCAGCATAATGGCAATCCCCCAGAAGGCGCACAGCGCAGTGAGCGTCGCGGTGTTGCCGCTGGCGGGCAACAGCAACAACAGGCAGCACACCAGCAGCGCGATGGCCGCACCGATCAGCAGCGATGCGTGTTGATTACCCAGCTTGCCGAAAATGACACTGCCGATAATCCCGGTGAAACCGAGCACCAGCAACAGGATCGTCGCGAAGTTCTCGCTGAGCCCCGCCACGGTCTGGACAAACGGTTCGATATAGCTGTAGGCGGTAAAATGGGCCGTAACCACCACCACCGTAAGAATATAGATACTGATCAACGCCGGACGGCGGAACAGCGCGGGCAGGCTTTTTAATGAGCCGGAGTGCTCGCTCGGCAGCGTGGGCAGCAGACGCGCCAGACAAACCAGCGTGATCAAAGCACCGATACCGATAGCGAAAAAGGTGGTACGCCAGCCGAAATACTGGCCTACCAGCCGTCCGACCGGAATACCCAGCACCGACGCCAGCGCCGTACCGGTGGCAATCAGGCTGAGCGCCTGGGCGCGTTTGCCAGCCGGCGCCAGACGAATCGCCAGCGAGGCGGTAATCGACCAGAAAATCGCATGGGCGAAGGCAATACCCACGCGGCTGGCAACCAGGATTTCAAAATTCCACGCCATGAATGACAGCATATGGCTGGCGATAAAGACCACGAACAGGGCGATTAACAGCTTACGCCGCTCAATGTTGCTGGTTAGCAACATAAAGGGCAGAGACATCAGCCCTACCACCCACGCGTAGATGGTCAACATAATGCCTGCCTGGGCGCTCGGCATATCGAAACTGCGAGCAATATCCGACAACAAGCCCACCGGCACAAATTCCGTGGTGTTAAAGATGAACGCGGCGACAGCAAGCGTAACTACCCGCAGCCACGCGGTTTTGCGTGAGACTGTGTTGTTTGTCATAAAGATGTATCGCGCTTGTTAAAGGACGGCAGAAAGGGGCGATCATAAAACCATCACTTCGCCGAATTCAATCTTTTTGTGATCTAAATCTCGTTTTTGCCCGCGCTCTGACGCACCAGAAAATATTATCCGGAGGCGGTTTTCTTGACCCGTCCCGTGAAAGGTATTCACAAAATATATGATGCTAATTTCATTCATAAGTAAATAATATGTTAAGAATGAGTGTGGAATGTAATTTATCTATTATTTAAAAGCACAAAAATAAATTTATTAATTAACCTGAGACGGTTATTTATACATATTTCCCGAAAGGTGATATTACAAATTCTATTTCATTCGCATTAGTTAAATTAATCCGAAATTAATAAAATGTCGACCCCGTAGCAATTTCTTAATTAATTACTTTCGGAAAGCATTGACCGGGGGGTTTTTGACCGTGTCCGTCACATTAATGGTGGTTGATGTACCTTAGGATCGCCGCGTCTTGAAAATAAAACTCTGTATCAGACGGCTACGAAAGGATTTACCATGATAACCTACGATAATCTTCCACTGACCATCCACGATATAATGGAAGCCCGCACCCGTCTTAATGGGCGCATCTATAAAACCGGTCAGCCGCGTTCCAACTATTTAAGCGAACGTTGTAAGGGAGAAATTTTCCTTAAATTTGAAAATATGCAACGCACCGGGTCATTTAAAATTCGTGGAGCCTTTAATAAATTAAGTTCGTTAACTGAAGAAGAAAAACGCCAGGGCGTGGTAGCGTGCTCAGCAGGCAACCATGCACAGGGAGTTTCATTATCCTGCGCTATGTTGGGAATTAACGGAAAGGTGGTGATGCCTTCCTGCGCGCCGAAATCTAAAGTGGCCGCCACAACGGATTATTCCGCTGAAGTGATCCTGCACGGAAATAGCTTCAACGAGACCATCGCTAAAGCCAGCGAAATTATGGAAATGGAAGGGCGCTTGTTTATTCCGCCTTTTGACGACGAGAAAGTGATCGCCGGTCAGGGTACCATTGGCCTTGAAATTCTTGAAGATTTGTATGATGTGGACAACGTGATTGTGCCTATCGGCGGCGGTGGACTGATTGCCGGTGTGGCGCTGGCGATTAAATCCATTAACCCACGCATTAATATTATCGGTGTTCAGTCAGAGAACGTACACGGCATGGCGTCTTCTTATTATGCCGGCCAAATTACTAATCACCGAAATTCCGGGACATTAGCCGACGGCTGCGATGTCGCGCGTCCGGGGATTTTAACGTATGAAATCGTAAAAGATCTGGTCACTGATATTGTACTGGTCACCGAAGAAGAAATTCGTTCCAGTATGGTTCACCTGATCCAGAGAAATAAAATCATTACCGAAGGGGCAGGCGCATTAGCCAGCGCAGCATTATTAAGCGGCAAGCTTGATCATTATATCCAGGGTAAGAAAACCGTTAGCATTATTTCCGGTGGCAATATTGACCTGTCACGCGTTTCGCAAATTACCGGTCTTGAAACCACTCACTAATAATTTTTTGTACAGGATATTTCAAATGAGTTTGGATAATACTGTTGTAACCGGTCAGAAGGCGTCGGGCTTTGCCTGGCGTAAGTCTGACACCACGTGGACTCTGGGTCTGTTTGGTACCGCAATCGGCCGCCGGGGTATTATTTTTCCCAATACGCGCGGGTTTCGGCGGGTTAATTCCCATTTTATTAATGCTGGTGCTGGCTTATCCGATTGCGTTCTTTTTGCCACCGTGCGCTGGCGCGTCTGTGCCTGTCTGGCAGCAACCCGTCAGGTAACATTACCGAAACGGTTGAAGAGCATTTCGGTAAAACCGGCGGGGTGGTTATCACCTTCCTGTACTTCTTTGCGATTTGTCCGCTGCTGTGGATTTACGGCGTGACCATCACCAACACCTTTATGACCTTCTGGGTCAACCAGCTCGGCATGGCGCCGTTGAACCGCGGTTTTGTCGCGCTGTTCCTGCTGCTGTTGATGGCTTTCGTTATCTGGTTTGGTAAAGACCTGATGGTGAAAGTGATGAGCTTCCTGGTGTTCCGTTCATCGCGAGCCTGGTGCTGATTTCTCTGTCGCTGATCCCTTACTGGAACGGTGCCGTTATCGAGCAGGCAAGCGTTGCGGATATTTCCCTGCTGGGCCATGACGGTATTCTGGTTACCGTGTGGTTAGGGATCTCCATCATGGTGTTCTCCTTTAACTTCTCGCCGATTGTCTCTTCCTTCGTCGTGTCCAAACGCGAAGAGTACGAAGGCGAATTCGGTAAAGAGTACACCGAGAAGAAATGTTCCCAGATCATCTCCCGCGCCAGCATGTTGATGGTGGCCGTGGTGATGTTCTTTGCCTTCAGCTGCCTGTTCACGCTGTCTCCGGCAAACATGGCGGAAGCTAAAGCGCAGAACATTCCGGTGCTGTCTTACCTGGCGAACCACTTCGCCACGATGAGCGGAACCAAATCGACTTTTGCAACCGTTCTGGAATACGCCGCGTCTCTGATTGCGCTGGTGGCAATTTTCAAATCCTTCTTCGGCCACTATCTGGGTACGCTGGAAGGTCTGAACGGCCTGATCCTGAAGTTCGGTTATCAGGGCGATAAAACCAAAATCTCTGAAAGCAAACTGAACACCATCAGCATGGTCTTCATCATGGGCTCCACCTGGGTTGTGGCTTACGCTAACCCGAACATCCTGGACCTCATTGAAGCCATGGGCGCGCCGATTATCGCTTCTCTGCTGTGCCTGCTGCCGATGTACGCCATCAGCAAAACACCCGCGATGGCGAAATACAAAGGCCGTGCGGACAACGTGTTCGTCACCCTGATTGGCCTGCTGACCATCCTGAACATCGCTTACAAGCTGTTTTAATCCCTACTTCCTCAACTTCAAAGCCCACCCGAAAGGGTGGGCGGAGCAGTGTAATGAACGCAGATTCTGTTGTACTTGTCATTAATTGTGGCTCTTCGTCGATCAAGTTTTCCGTTCTGGACGTCGGGCATTGCGAAGTGGTTCTTTCCGGCATTGCCGACAGTATTGGTTCCGACAACGCGTTTCTGGTGGTGGATAAAACGACCCGAATCGCCCTCGCTGACAGTACCTACGAAGCCGCGCTCGCGGCCATCGCCGGGGAGCTGGACAAGCGTCAACTTATGGATGCGGTGCGGTTAATCGGCCATCGCATCGCGCACGGCGGCGACATCTTTAGCGACGCCGTGATCATCACCGATGAGGTGATGGAACAAATCAAACGGGTGTCGCCGCTGGCACCGCTTCACAACTATGCCAACCTGGCAGGCGTTACCGCCGCGCGCCATCTCTTCCCCCGGTTTGCCGCAGGTGGCGGTCTTCGATACCGGATTCCATCAAACCCTGAAGCCGGAAGCGTACCTCTACGGGCTCCCGTATCAGTTCGCGGAACAGTACGGCGTACGCCGCTATGGTTTCCACGGCCACCTCCCACCGTTATGTAGCGAGTGAGGCCGTCGCCATGCTGGATCTGGATGAAAACGACGCCGGACTGGTGATCGCGCATCTGGGTAACGGCGCGTCGATTTGCGCCGTACAGGACGGCAAAAGCGTCGATACCT includes:
- the marA_1 gene encoding DNA-binding transcriptional activator MarA — its product is MSRRNNDAVTIHSILDWIEENLESPLSLEKVSERSGYSKWHLQRMFKKETGHSLGQYIRNRKLTEIAQQLKSSNEPILFLAERYGFESQQTLTRTFKNYFSLPPHKFRVNATANDALYLHRINH
- the mqsA gene encoding HTH-type transcriptional regulator ygiT → MKTCPVCGGGHLTHESRDLPYEYKGSKTTLRGIVGEYCNSCGEIIFTPEESNAFSAQASAFRTAVNAESFDPTLFTRVRKNLRIDQQQAGMLFGGGVNAFSRYETGKTTPPIAVVKLFKMFDKFPELFEEYKSL
- the ygiU gene encoding cyanide hydratase, whose protein sequence is MRKGTPNVPLSVVKEMVRSGKVKTTFTATQGALELGFPAPVLPLMCKVVLLLDQSHFYKSMTAYHDETIWHDVYRTRFDERHIYLKLIVKDDVLIVSFKEL
- the livF_4 gene encoding leucine/isoleucine/valine transporter ATP-binding subunit, whose translation is MLQVSGLNQFYGGSHILRGVSFEVRPGEVTCLLGRNGVGKSTLLKCLMGLIAARSGEVMFQDKNITRLKPHQRVRAGMAYVPQGREIFPRLTVEENLLMGLSRFSGRDARSVPDEIYALFPVLHEMKQRRGGDLSGGQQQQLAIGRALACRPQLLILDEPTEGIQPSVIKQIGAVIAELSRRGDMAILLVEQFYDFAAELADSYLVMSRGDIIQRGAGSQMEQDGVRGLVAI
- the marR gene encoding multiple antibiotic resistance regulatory protein, whose translation is MNNPDDLFNNIIPLGRLIHMVNQKKDRLLNDYLSPLDITATQFKVLCSIRCGGSITPVELKKVLSVDLGALTRMLDRLVAKGWIARMPNPNDKRGVLIQLTPEGAALCEQCHQLVGQTLHQELTKNLTAEEVATLEHLLKKILP
- the livG_3 gene encoding ATP-binding component of high-affinity branched-chain amino acid transport system, with product MKTSNWRKRAISPYGAHCGHASSGEKRDRIDEILSLLRLNAERHRAAGTLSHGQKQFLEIGMLLIQEPHLLLLDEPAAGMTDAETEYSAELFRALAGKHSLMVVEHDMGFVETIADRVTVLHQGQVLAEGSLRDVQNNEQVIDVYLGR
- the marB gene encoding multiple antibiotic resistance protein, producing MKHVLAACALMLLASGTAAAAQTTEFSDRQAPDVSLTSATNSASPYDFNHRGAGSDKSDELGVAYYNAG
- the livF_3 gene encoding ATP-binding component of high-affinity branched-chain amino acid transport system: MISLPLTTAATQRRPRLSLALGGVILAALLVLPFLALLPATHPLHLSEWMLTLLGKILCYAIMAVALDLVWGYAGMLSLGHGLFFALGGYAMGMYLMRQAAGDGLPGFMSFLSWTELPWYWFGTSSFLWTLMLIVLVPGLLALLFGYFAFRSKIKGVYFSIMTQALTWAGMLLFFRNETGFGGNNGFTGFTTLLGMPVTATGTRIGLFVATVLVLALSLVIGWGLAKSKFGRVLTAVRDAESRLTFCGYDPKGFKLLVWTLSAVLCGLAGALYVPQVGIINPGEMSPTNSIEAAIWVALGGRGTLIGPVIGAGLVNGAKSLFTVTMPEYWLLFLGLMFILVTRFLPRRRSWANQARQIMMQPDEGLFTRQQVTDRYRAQTDPVLQLENISVSFDGFKALTDLSLQIGVGELRCIIGPNGAGKTTLMDVITGKTRPQSGRAIYDQTTDLTALSSIEIARQGIGRKFQKPTVFEALSVV
- the eamA_1 gene encoding amino acid metabolite efflux — translated: MTRKDGLLALLVVTIWGVNFVVIKWGLHAMPPLLLAGLRFLLVAFPALFFVARPKVPLRLLLGYGMTISFGQFAFLFCAIKFGMPAGLASLVLQAQAFFTIILGALTFGERLQPRQLAGILLAVVGGLVLIEASLNGQHVALLGFMLTLAGAFSWACGNIFNKKIMQHETRPAVMSLVVWSALIPIAPFFVASMLLDGPTTVLLSLMHIDMVTILSLLYLAFGATIVGYGIWGTLLGRYETWRVAPLSLLVPVVGMASAALLLGETMSLMQMGGRY
- the ydeE gene encoding MFS-type transporter YdeE; translation: MQPRHTLSIGALLASSVLLTIGRGATLPFMTIYLNRQYHMAVDQIGIAMSIALTVGVFFSLGFGILADRFEKKRYMLLAIAVFVSGFVAIPLTHNAALAVAWFSLVNCAYSVFATVLKSYFSETLTPSVKAKVFSLNYTFLNIGWTVGPPLGTWLLLYGVNMPFWLAAISSSIPFILIQCCVKPLHTQPDSGTEKRNTLAVLMQDRALIYFTLSAFLGSLVFGSFASCISQYVLVVADNRLAETVVGVVLPVNAAVVVSLQYVVGKRIRAENLRRLMLLGTVFFLMGLAGFMMSGGNLWLWGLSAAVFTFGELIYAPRGIHAGGQHRAQRPESQLLLCPVAGLARRRTKPTGHGGDPHPPAALVTVRHSDGCHGGRIPVDAERDARTASDRDDDGMCLSAQKIVWITHPV